Genomic DNA from Klebsiella variicola:
CGCTGGCGCAGGCGCTTTTCGAAGCCAGCCATCAGGCAGGTATTCACACCGCCGTGGAAACCTGCCTGCACGTGCCGTGGAAATACATTGAACCGGCTTTACCCTTTGTCGACCTGTTTCTCGCCGACCTGAAACACGTCGACGAGGCCGTTTTCCAGCAGTGGACCGACGGCAGCGCCCGCCGGGTGCTGGATAACCTGCAGCGACTGGCGCAGGCAGGGAAAAAAATGATTATTCGCGTGCCGCTGATCCAGGGATTCAACGCCAGTGAAGCCGACATTGCCGCGATCACCGATTTTGCCGCCGACCGCCTGCAGGTCAGCGAGATCCATTTCCTGCCGTACCACACGCTGGGAATGAACAAATACCAGTTACTCAGTCAGCCCTACACCGCACCGGACAAACCGCTGGATGCTCCTGAGCTGCTCGCCTTCGCGCAGGATTATGCGCGGAGCAAGGGGCTAACGGCGATCTTACGAGGATAACCTTATGACGACTCTCAAACTCAATACCCTCAGCGCCCGCATCCAGGCCCATAAAATGGCACTGGTGCATATTGTCAAACCGCCGGTCTGTACCGAACGCGCCCGCCACTACACCGAGATGTATCAGCAGCATCTTGATAAGCCAATCCCGGTGCGTCGCGCCCTGGCGCTGGCGCATCACCTTGCCGAGCGCACCATCTGGATCAAGCACGACGAACTGATCGTCGGCAACCAGGCCAGCGAAGTGCGCGCTGCGCCGATTTTCCCGGAATACACCGTCAGCTGGATTGAGAAAGAGATCGACGATCTTGCCGACCGCCCCGGCGCCGGCTTCTCGGTCAGCGAAGAGAACAAACGCGTGCTGCATGAAGTGTGCCCATGGTGGCGCGGGCAGACCGTACAGGACCGCTGCTACGGTATGTTTACCGATGAGCAGAAGGCGCTCCTCGCCACCGGTATTATCAAGGCGGAAGGCAACATGACTTCCGGTGACGCCCACCTGGCGGTCAACTTCCCGTTACTGCTGGAGAAAGGCCTCGACGGCATGCGCGCCAAGGTTGCTGAACGCCGGTCGCGCATTAACCTGACGGTACTGGAAGACCTGCACGGCGAGCAGTTCCTGAAAGCGATTGATATCGTTCTGGAAGCGGTCAGCGACCACAGCAAACGCTTCGCCGCGCTGGCGCGCGAGATGGCGACAGCAGAATCCCGTGAATCACGCCGCCACGAACTGCTGACGATAGCCGAAAACTGCGACATCATCGCCCATGAGCCGCCGAAAACCTTCTGGCAGGCGCTGCAGCTGTGCTACTTCATTCAGCTTATCCTGCAGATTGAATCCAATGGCCACTCGGTCTCCTTTGGCCGTATGGACCAGTACCTCTATCCGTACTACCGTCGCGACGTTGAACTGCAGCAGTCGCTGGATCGCGAACAGGCCATTGAGCTGCTGCACAGCTGCTGGCTGAAGCTGCTGGAGGTCAACAAAATTCGCTCCGGCTCGCACTCCAAGGCCTCTGCCGGCAGCCCGCTGTACCAGAACGTCACCATTGGCGGCCAGAACCTGGTCGACGGCCAGCCGCAGGACGCCGTCAACCCGCTGTCGTATGCCATCCTGGAATCCTGTGGTCGTCTGCGCTCTACCCAGCCGAACCTCAGCGTGCGTTACCATGCCGGGATGAGCAACGACTTCCTCGACGCCTGCGTCCAGGTTATCCGCTGCGGCTTCGGCATGCCGGCGTTTAATAACGACGAAATCGTCATCCCGGAATTTATCAAACTCGGCATCGAGCCGCAGGACGCCTACGATTACGCCGCCATCGGCTGCATCGAAACCGCGGTTGGCGGCAAATGGGGCTACCGCTGCACCGGCATGAGCTTTATCAACTTCGCGCGGGTGATGCTGGCGACGCTGGAAGGTGGCCGCGATGCCACCAGCGGTCAGGTATTCCTGCCCCAGGAGCATGCCCTGTCGAAAGGCAACTTCGCTAATTTCGACCAGGTGCTGGCAGACTGGGATAACCAGATCCGCTACTACACCCGTAAATCCATTGAGATTGAGTACGTGGTCGATACCATGCTGGAGGAAAACGTCCACGATATTCTCTGTTCGGCGCTGGTGGATGACTGTATCGAACGGGCGAAAAGCATCAAGCAAGGCGGCGCGAAATATGACTGGGTTTCTGGCCTGCAGGTGGGTATCGCCAACCTCGGCAACAGCCTGGCGGCGGTGAAAAAACTGGTCTTCGATCAGGGCGCCATCGGCCAGCAGGAACTGGCGAAGGCGCTGGCGGAAGATTTCGACGGTCTGACCCACGAGCAACTGCGCCAACGGTTGATCAACGGCGCGCCGAAGTACGGTAACGATGATGACAGCGTCGACGAGTTGCTGGCGCGGGCCTACCAGACCTATATCGACGAGCTGAAGCAGTATCACAACCCGCGCTATGGCCGCGGCCCAATCGGCGGCAACTATTACGCCGGCACGTCGTCTATCTCCGCCAACGTTCCGTTCGGCGCCCAGACGATGGCGACACCGGATGGCCGTAAAGCGCACACCCCGCTGGCGGAAGGGGCCAGCCCGGCCTCCGGTACCGACCATCTGGGGCCGACAGCGGTCATCAGTTCGGTGGGCAAACTCCCCACCGGCGCGATCCTCGGCGGCGTGCTGCTTAACCAGAAGCTGAATCCGTCCACCCTGGAGAATGAGTCCGACAAGCAGAAGCTGATGGTGCTGCTGCGCACCTTCTTCGAGGTGCACAAAGGCTGGCATATCCAGTACAACATCGTGTCCCGCGACACGCTGCTGGAGGCGAAGAAACACCCTGACCAGTACCGCGATTTAGTGGTCCGCGTCGCCGGATACTCGGCGTTCTTCACCGCCCTGTCGCCGGATACCCAGGACGATATCATCGCCCGAACCGAACATACGCTGTAACCCTTCGTGCCCGCTGGCGCTATGCTTAGCGGGCCTACCCTGTTCTGCAGGCCGGGTAAGGCAACGTTGCCACCCGGCATTTTCTGCGCTGAGTGAACTTTCATTCGAAATAAATTTGTGCTCCCCATCACATTGTAATTAGAATGTTACTGGTCGAAGTTAAGCCAGGAGCATCCCCTTATGACCGTTAAAGTTATCGTCACCGATATGGACGGAACTTTTCTCAATGACGCCAAAACCTACGATCGCTCACGGTTTCTGGCGCAATTCGCCCAGCTGCAGCAGCGCGGCATTGAATTTGTTGTCGCCAGCGGCAACCAGTACTATCAGTTGATCTCCTTCTTCCCGGAGATCCGCGAGCAGATTTCGTTCGTCGCCGAAAACGGCGCGCTGGTCTTTGAGCATGGTAAGCAGCTGTTCCACGGCGAACTGACCCGCCACGAATCGCAGGTGGTGATCGGCGAATTACTTAACGATCCGCAGCTGAACTTCGTCGCCTGCGGCCTGCAGAGCGCGTATGTGAGCGATAAAGCTCCGGACGCCTTCGTCGACCTGATGTCAAAGCACTACCACCGTCTGCAGCGGGTAAGCGATTACCACCGCATCGACGACACGCTGTTCAAATTCTCCCTCAACCTGCCGGACAGCGAGATCCCACAGCTGATCGATAAACTGCACGTGTCGCTCGACGGGATCATGAAGCCGGTCACCAGCGGCTTTGGCTTTGTCGATTTGATTATCCCCGGCCTGCATAAAGCCAACGGCATCAGCCGCCTGCTCAAACGCTGGAACCTTTCGCCGCAGCAGTGCGTGGCCATCGGCGACAGCGGCAACGACGCCGAAATGCTGAAGCTGGTGAAATACGCTTTCGCCATGGGTAACGCCGCCGACACCATCAAGGCTATCGCCGGCTACGCCACTGACGATAATAACCATGACGGCGCGCTGAACGTCATTCAGGCCGTCCTCGATAATACCGCTCCCTTCAACGCGTGACCCTTCGCCGGGGCATCGCGCCCCGGTTTTTCCATTTTGTGCGCCGTAGCAAGATTTTAAACTTGCATTAACTCCATTTTAACTTAAATTAACGTTTGTAATATTTAATACTTTCGAATGAAAGATACAGCGAGGTTATTATGGCTGCTCTCCCGACCCACGAAACATTACCTGCCGACCACAAAGCGGCAATTCGCCAGATGAAACAGGCCTTACGGGCACAAATTGGCGATGTCCAGGCAGTGTTCGATAAACTCTCGGCGCGTATCAGCGAGCGCCTGGACGAGATTAATGCCCTGAAAGCCACAGGCCAGGAGGTCTGGCCGACGATCCCGTTCAGCGATATCGCCGAAGGAAAAGTGAGCGATGAGCAGCGCGCGGCGATTAAGCGCCGGGGCTGCGCAGTGATCAAAGGACACTACCCGCGCGAACAGGCGCTGGCCTGGGACAACGCGATGCTGGAATACCTCGATCTGAACCATTTCGATGATGTTTACAAAGGACCTGGCGACAGCTTCTTCGGTTCGCTGGAGGCTTCGCGTCCGGAAATCTATCCGATCTACTGGTCCCCCTCGCAAATGCAGGCGCGACAGAGTGATGAAATGGCGGCGGTGCAATCCTTCCTCAATCGCCTGTGGCGCTTTGAACAGAATGGCAAGCGCTGGTTCGATCCGGATGTCAGCGTGATTTACCCTGACCGTATCCGCCGCCGCCCGCCGGGAACCACGTCAAAGGGGCTGGGGGCGCATACCGATTCTGGCGCGCTGGAGCGCTGGCTGCTTCCCGCCTATCAGCAGGTTTTCGCCAACGTCTTTAATGGCAATATCGACGCCTACGATCCGTGGGACGCCGCGCACCGTACCGAAGTGGAAGAGTACACCGTCGACAACACCACCAAATGCTCGGTGTTCCGCACCTTCCAGGGCTGGACCGCGCTGTCGGACATGATCCCGGGTCAGGGGCTGCTACACGTGGTGCCGATCCCGGAGGCGATGGCTTATGTGCTGCTGCGCCCCCTGCTCGACGATGTGCCGGAAGATGAGCTGTGCGGCGTCGCGCCGGGCAGAGTGCTGCCGATCTCTGAGCAATGGCACCCACTCTTAATTAAAGCGTTAAGCTCGATTCCGGCGCTGAACGCTGGCGATTCCGTCTGGTGGCACTGCGATGTTATTCACTCAGTGGCGCCGGTGGAAAATCAACAGGGCTGGGGCAACGTGATGTACATCCCGGCCGCGCCGATGTGCGAAAAGAACCTCGCCTACGCGCAGAAAGTGAAAATTGCTCTGGAAAAAGGGGCCTCGCCGGGGGATTTCCCGCGCGAGGACTATGAGGCCAGCTGGCAGGGGCGCTTCACCCTGGAAGATCTGAATATTCACGGGAAACGGGCGCTGGGTATCCCGGTTTAATCGTCATACAGCCCCTGCGGCTCCACGGCGGTATGGCCTTTGCCCGGCCGGATCCGCCGTACCGAATCACGTACCACCAGCGTGCCGTGCAACAGTAGCGAGCCGTGCGGCGCCTCCGGGCGCAGCAGGCGCTGCTGCAGGAGATGCACCGCCTCGCTGCCCAGCTCATCTCGCGGCACATGCACCGCGGTCAACGGCACCTCCTGGATCGCCGCCAGATTAAACCCGTCGATACTCATTACCGAAACATCCTGCGGCACCCGCAGGCCTCGTTTTTGCAGGGCGCTGACGGTGCCGGCGGCCATAAAATCACCGCCCACCAGGAAGGCGGTGGGCATCGGGCGCCCCTGTAAAGCGTCAAGCCAGGCCCCTACCTGCTCTTCCGTCTCTCTGGCGCTAAAGTTGGCGACGCTGATGAGATCCCGGCTGGCGGTAAAGCGCAGATTGCGCGCGCGCCATGCTTCCTGGATCCCGCCCAGCCGCAGCTCCATGGTATAGCGGCGCAGGCACATCACGTTCATCACCGCCCGATGGCCCATATCAAACAGATAGCGGGCGGCGCACTGGCCAATCAGACGATGGTCGGGGGCAATGGACGGCAGCCGCATCCCTTCATCCCGACAGTTGATCAATACGCAGGGTTTGCCCACATCCGCCGCCAGGCCATGAATATGCGGATCGTCGATCCCCAGCAGCACCGCGGCCTGGGTCTCCGCTTCGTTCATGCGGGCAAGAAACAGATTGGCGTCGCTGTCGTTCTCGTCCAGTGCGCAGTAGCGCAGGCGCACTTCATGCGCCGCCAGCGCGTTATTGATGCTCTGGATCACCCGGTAGTAGAAGATATCCGATCGCTCATCGAAGGCGCGCTGTGGAGCAAACACCAGCAGATTATTGAGCAGCAGACGCCCGGCGGCCAGTCCCTGCATGACCCCCAGCTCGCGGGCGCACTCCAGCACCGCCCGGCGCGCCTTATCGCTGGTATTCGCCTTTCCGGCCAGGACGCGCGAAACGGTGCTGGCCGACAGCCCGGTGCGGGCGGCGATTTCGGCGACGCGCAGCTTTTTATCCATTTTGTGATCCAGCTCCGATTGGAAAATGAAAGAATTTTCATAATCACCAAAGCGCTTCCTGTAAGCAAATGACAGAGCGAAATTTGAGATCTCGGTCATTTCATGAAAAAAGTTGCATAAATAGCACTTTGCCCGACGTTTTTTCTCCCTTAGCCTGAATTGGTCCAACATCTCCCATACTAGTTATACCAATGATGTTGAGATAAAAAATAGACTATTCAAATAGTTAAAAAAAACTATGTGACCACTCAGGGAAAGAGGCCGTCACTTTCCCCCTACAACGTCTTGTGGAGTGTGCTATGAGTCAAGGCCTCAACAATGATATCGCGGTCAGTAAAACGCGCCGGGTGGTAAAAAACCTGCGCTGGTGGGTGCTGGTCCTGTTTTTACTCGGCGTCACCGTCAACTACATCACACGTAACTCGCTGGGGATTATCGCCCCGGAACTGAAAGCGACGCTCGGTATTACCACCGAACAATATTCCTGGATCGTCGGCGCGTTTCAGCTGGCTTACACGATTTTCCAGCCGCTCTGTGGCTGGCTTATCGACGTCATCGGCCTGAAGCTCGGGTTTATGATCTGCGCTACCCTGTGGGCGCTGGCCTGTATCGCCCACGCCGGGGCTGGCAGCTGGCTGCACCTGGCTATGTTGCGCTTCTTTATGGGCGGCGCCGAGGCGGCCGCCACGCCGGCGAACGCCAAAACCATCGGCGAGTGGTTCCCGAAATCTGAACGGCCAATCGCCGCCGGCTGGGCTGGCGTCGGCTTCTCTATCGGCGCAATGCTGGCCCCGCCGATTATCTACTTCGCCCACGCCTCCTTCGGCTGGCAGGGGGCGTTTATGTTTACCGGCGCGCTGGCGCTGCTGTGGGTAGTGCTGTGGTGGGCTTTCTATCAGAACCCGGAAAAGCACCCGAACCTCAGCAAAAGCGAGCTGGAGTACATCAAGCAGGATAACGAAGCCCCGCCGGTGAAACAGCCCTTCTTTACCGCGCTCAAAACCGTCTCGAAGAATAAACGTTTCTATGGGATCGCCATCCCCGCCTTTATGGCCGAGCCTGCCTGGGCGGTACTGAGCTTCTGGGTGCCGCTGTACCTGGCGAAAGAGCACGGCATGGATCTGAAGCAGATCGCGATGTTCGCCTGGCTGCCGTTCCTCGCCGCCGATCTTGGCAGCGTGGTCAGCGGCTATCTCACCCGCCTGTACGTTCGCTGGTTCGGCTGCACGCGAGTCAACTCGGTTATCGCCAGCTCGGTAACCGGCGCGTTTCTGATGATCTCGCTGGCCCTGGTCGCCATTACTCGCGATCCCTATATCACCATCATCCTGATCTCCATTGGTGGTTTCGGCCATCAGATCATCTCCTGCATGCTCAGCGCGCTGGTGGTGGAGTCTTTCGACAAGGGACAAATGGCGACGGTCAACGGTATGCGCGGCTCCGCGGCGTGGATCGCCAGCTTCCTGTTCTCATTATTAATCGGGGTGACCGCCGACAAAATTGGCTTCAACCCGCTGTTTATCGCCATGGGGTTCTTTGACCTGATTGGCGCCGTTTTCCTGGTGGCATTTATTGCTGAACGTCGCGCCAAGCGCGCCTGAGAGTGGATGTAAAATATGAAGACGTTGAAACACTGGAGTTTGCACCAACAGCTGGAGCATCACGTTGAATTGACCGTTGATGGTCAGCACACTTTGTGTCTGTACGTGCTGGAAGAGAATTTATTCCGCGTCTTGCTGAAGCGCCAGGGCCAACTGGCGCTGGATCGCACCTGGAGTATCGCCCCGCAGCAGGATGTGCCGTGGGAAGGCCGCGCGCGGGATGACCTCAGCGGTTTTAGCCTCCCGGCCTGGCAGATGACCAAAGAAGATGACGCGCTGACCATCGCCACCCGCCAGCTGCGCGTCACCGTCCACCAGCCGCTATGGCTGGAGTGGAGCTATCGCGACGACGCCGGCGAGTGGCAGACGCTCGCCAGTGACCGCCCCACCAGCGCCTATCTGGCAAACGCTCACGGCGACGGCGTCGCCCATTATCTGAGCCGCCGCAAAGATGAGCGTTTCTACGGGCTGGGTGAAAAAGCCGGCGACCTGCAGCGTAACGGCAAACGCTATGAAATGCGTAACCTCGATGCCATGGGCTACAACGCCGTCAGCACCGACCCGCTGTATAAACATATTCCGTTTACCATCACCCAGCGCAGCGATATCAGCTACGGCCTGTTCTATGACAACCTGAGCAGCTGCTGGCTGGATCTGGGCAATGAAATCGACAACTACCACACCGCCTATCGCCGCTGGCAGGCGGAGGCCGGCGATATCGATTATTACCTGTTTACCGGTAAACAGGTGCTGGATGTGACCAAAGCCTTCGTCCGCCTGACCGGTAAAACCCTGTTCGGGCCAAAATGGAGCCTCGGCTACAGCGGCTCCACCATGCACTACACCGACGCGCCGGATGCGCAAAATCAGCTGATGAACTTCATCCGCCTGTGCGAGCAGCACGCGATCCCTTGCGACTCGTTCCAGCTCTCTTCCGGCTATACCTCGATCAACGGCAAGCGCTACGTCTTTAACTGGAACTACGACAAGGTGCCGCAGCCAAAAGTGATGAGCCAGTCGTTCCATGATGCCGGGCTGAAGCTGGCCGCCAATATCAAACCCTGCCTGCTGCAGGATCATCCGCGCTATGGCGAAGTGGCGGAGCGCGGTCTTTTTATTCGCGATTCGCAAACCGACGCGCCGGAGCGCTCCAGCTTCTGGGATGATGAAGGGTCGCATCTCGACTTCACCAACCCGCACACCGTGGCCTGGTGGCAGGAAGGCGTGACCACCCAGCTACTGGAGATGGGTATCGATTCGACCTGGAACGATAATAACGAGTATGAGGTGTGGGACGGCGAGGCGCGCTGCTACGGCTTTGGCCGCGAAATCGCCATTAAACATATTCGCCCGGTGATGCCGTTGCTGATGATGCGCGCCTCCATGGAAGCCCAGCAGCGCTTTGCGCCGCAAAAGCGCCCGTATCTGATCTCCCGCTCCGGCTGCGCCGGGATGCAGCGCTACGTCCAGACCTGGAGCGGCGACAACCGCACCAACTGGGATACGCTGCGCTATAACATCCGCATGGGGCTGGGCATGAGCCTTTCCGGGCTGTTTAACGTCGGCCACGACGTCGGCGGTTTCTCCGGCGATAAACCCGAGCCGGAGCTGTTCGTGCGCTGGGTACAAAACGGCGTGATGCATCCGCGCTTTACCATTCATTCGTGGAATGACGACCAGACGGTCAATGAAGCCTGGATGTACCCGGAAATCACCCCGGCGATCCGCTCAGCCATCGAGCTGCGCTACCGTCTGCTGCCCTATTTGTACACCCTGTTATGGCAGGCGCATGCCGATGACGAACCGATGCTGCGCCCGACCTTCCTCGATCACCAGCACGATACCCAGACCTTCGCCGAGTGCGATGACTTCCTGCTGGGTCGCGATCTGCTGGTGGCCAGCGTGGTCGAGCCCGGCGCCCGTCAACGCCAGCTGTGGCTGCCCGATAATCAGGACGGCTGGTACGATTTTTACAGCCACCAGTGGTTCGCCGGCGGCCAGTGGGTGACGCTGGACGCGCCGCTGGAAAAACTGCCGCTGCTGGTCCGCGCCGGCGCCGGTCTGCCGCTTAGTGAACGTATCAGCCACGTCGATGCGCAAAAAGACGATCGTCGCGAACTGCAGTTGTTCCCGCTGAAAGGTACCGGCTCAACCCGCGGTCTGCTGTTTGAAGACGACGGCGAAAGCTGGGGCTATAAAGAGGGGGATGCGCTATGGCTGGAGTGGGAAATGATCTGCAGCGCCAACAGCATAAACCTGAATATCAACGCTCGCGGCAGCTACCGTCCGGCGTGGAAAGCGCTGAAGCTGTCATTACCGGCGGGAGAAAAGCGCAAGCTGCTGGTGAATGGCGTTGAAGGGACCGAGTGGAGGCGCTAAGCGATATGCCGGGCGGCGGCTTACGCCTTGCCCGGCCTGGATTTTATGATGTTCCCGGATTGCGCTACGCTAATCCGGGCTACAAACGGGTGGCCTCAAAATCCCCGGTGGCGCTACCGCTTACCGGGGCTACAGCACTGTGCGGTTTGGTAGCCCGGGTAACGGACAGTTTCAGTAACCATGGGTACAAGATAGCGCTCTTAAGCTCACAATGGCACGGACCGTAGGCCGGATAAGGCGCAGCCGCCATCCGGCGCGAAAGTGGCTCTTTACCCGCAGTTATTGCCCGGCGGCGCTACGCTTGCGCGGGCCTACAGATCACATGCCAGGCGTAGCCCGGGTAAGGCGTAGCCGCTACCCGGGTAACGGACAGGGATTACTCGATACCTTTGCTGCGCAGGTAGTCTTCGTAGTTACCGCTGAAATCGATCACGCGTTCTGGGGTGATCTCCAGGACGCGGGTCGCCAGCGAGCTGACGAACTCGCGGTCGTGAGAAACGAAGATCAGGGTGCCCTGATACATCTCCAGCGCCATGTTCAGCGATTCGATCGATTCCATATCCAGGTGGTTGGTCGGTTCGTCCATGATCAGGATGTTTGGCTTCTGCATCATCAGCTTACCGAACAGCATGCGCCCTTTCTCACCACCAGAAAGGACTTTCGCCGGCTTTTTGATATCGTCCTGGCTAAACAACAGACGGCCGAGGATACTGCGTACCGCCTGCTCGTCGTCGCTTTCCTGCTTCCACTGGCTCATCCACTCGAAGACCGTCAGGTCGTTTTCGAACTCGTACTCATGATCCTGCGCGTAGTAACCAATTTGCGCGTTTTCAGACCATTTCACGGTGCCGTTGTCCGGCTGCAGTTCGCCTACCAGAGTTTTCAGCATGGTGGATTTACCCACGCCATTGGCGCCCAGAATGGCAATCTTCTCGCCCACTTCCAGCAACAGGTTGACCTTTTTGAACAGCGGACCTTCATCAAAGCCTTTGGTAAGGGCTTCCACTTCCAGCGCGTTACGGAACAGTTTCTTGTCCTGTTCGAAGCGGATAAACGGGTTCTGACGGCTGGAGGCTTTAACCTCTTCCAGCTTGATTTTGTCAATCTGGCGCGCGCGCGAGGTGGCCTGACGTGATTTAGAAGCGTTGGCGCTAAAGCGGCTAACGAAGGACTGCAGGTCCGCAATCTGCGCTTTTTTCTTGGCGTTGTCCGCCAGCAGACGCTCACGCGCCTGGGTGGCCGCGGTCATGTATTCGTCGTAGTTGCCCGGATAGACGCGCAGCTCGCCGTAGTCGAGGTCCGCCATGTGGGTGCAGACCATGTTCAGGAA
This window encodes:
- a CDS encoding glycyl-radical enzyme activating protein is translated as MIFNIQRYSTHDGPGIRTVVFLKGCSLGCRWCQNPESRARSEDLLYDSRLCLAGCDLCQQAAPEVITRTLDGLIIDRQNVNDKHITALRDCCPTTALTVCGEEKNVEAIMATVLRDKPFYDRSGGGITLSGGEPFMNPTLAQALFEASHQAGIHTAVETCLHVPWKYIEPALPFVDLFLADLKHVDEAVFQQWTDGSARRVLDNLQRLAQAGKKMIIRVPLIQGFNASEADIAAITDFAADRLQVSEIHFLPYHTLGMNKYQLLSQPYTAPDKPLDAPELLAFAQDYARSKGLTAILRG
- a CDS encoding formate C-acetyltransferase/glycerol dehydratase family glycyl radical enzyme encodes the protein MTTLKLNTLSARIQAHKMALVHIVKPPVCTERARHYTEMYQQHLDKPIPVRRALALAHHLAERTIWIKHDELIVGNQASEVRAAPIFPEYTVSWIEKEIDDLADRPGAGFSVSEENKRVLHEVCPWWRGQTVQDRCYGMFTDEQKALLATGIIKAEGNMTSGDAHLAVNFPLLLEKGLDGMRAKVAERRSRINLTVLEDLHGEQFLKAIDIVLEAVSDHSKRFAALAREMATAESRESRRHELLTIAENCDIIAHEPPKTFWQALQLCYFIQLILQIESNGHSVSFGRMDQYLYPYYRRDVELQQSLDREQAIELLHSCWLKLLEVNKIRSGSHSKASAGSPLYQNVTIGGQNLVDGQPQDAVNPLSYAILESCGRLRSTQPNLSVRYHAGMSNDFLDACVQVIRCGFGMPAFNNDEIVIPEFIKLGIEPQDAYDYAAIGCIETAVGGKWGYRCTGMSFINFARVMLATLEGGRDATSGQVFLPQEHALSKGNFANFDQVLADWDNQIRYYTRKSIEIEYVVDTMLEENVHDILCSALVDDCIERAKSIKQGGAKYDWVSGLQVGIANLGNSLAAVKKLVFDQGAIGQQELAKALAEDFDGLTHEQLRQRLINGAPKYGNDDDSVDELLARAYQTYIDELKQYHNPRYGRGPIGGNYYAGTSSISANVPFGAQTMATPDGRKAHTPLAEGASPASGTDHLGPTAVISSVGKLPTGAILGGVLLNQKLNPSTLENESDKQKLMVLLRTFFEVHKGWHIQYNIVSRDTLLEAKKHPDQYRDLVVRVAGYSAFFTALSPDTQDDIIARTEHTL
- a CDS encoding Cof-type HAD-IIB family hydrolase translates to MTVKVIVTDMDGTFLNDAKTYDRSRFLAQFAQLQQRGIEFVVASGNQYYQLISFFPEIREQISFVAENGALVFEHGKQLFHGELTRHESQVVIGELLNDPQLNFVACGLQSAYVSDKAPDAFVDLMSKHYHRLQRVSDYHRIDDTLFKFSLNLPDSEIPQLIDKLHVSLDGIMKPVTSGFGFVDLIIPGLHKANGISRLLKRWNLSPQQCVAIGDSGNDAEMLKLVKYAFAMGNAADTIKAIAGYATDDNNHDGALNVIQAVLDNTAPFNA
- a CDS encoding DUF1479 domain-containing protein — translated: MAALPTHETLPADHKAAIRQMKQALRAQIGDVQAVFDKLSARISERLDEINALKATGQEVWPTIPFSDIAEGKVSDEQRAAIKRRGCAVIKGHYPREQALAWDNAMLEYLDLNHFDDVYKGPGDSFFGSLEASRPEIYPIYWSPSQMQARQSDEMAAVQSFLNRLWRFEQNGKRWFDPDVSVIYPDRIRRRPPGTTSKGLGAHTDSGALERWLLPAYQQVFANVFNGNIDAYDPWDAAHRTEVEEYTVDNTTKCSVFRTFQGWTALSDMIPGQGLLHVVPIPEAMAYVLLRPLLDDVPEDELCGVAPGRVLPISEQWHPLLIKALSSIPALNAGDSVWWHCDVIHSVAPVENQQGWGNVMYIPAAPMCEKNLAYAQKVKIALEKGASPGDFPREDYEASWQGRFTLEDLNIHGKRALGIPV
- a CDS encoding LacI family DNA-binding transcriptional regulator codes for the protein MDKKLRVAEIAARTGLSASTVSRVLAGKANTSDKARRAVLECARELGVMQGLAAGRLLLNNLLVFAPQRAFDERSDIFYYRVIQSINNALAAHEVRLRYCALDENDSDANLFLARMNEAETQAAVLLGIDDPHIHGLAADVGKPCVLINCRDEGMRLPSIAPDHRLIGQCAARYLFDMGHRAVMNVMCLRRYTMELRLGGIQEAWRARNLRFTASRDLISVANFSARETEEQVGAWLDALQGRPMPTAFLVGGDFMAAGTVSALQKRGLRVPQDVSVMSIDGFNLAAIQEVPLTAVHVPRDELGSEAVHLLQQRLLRPEAPHGSLLLHGTLVVRDSVRRIRPGKGHTAVEPQGLYDD
- a CDS encoding MFS transporter, encoding MSQGLNNDIAVSKTRRVVKNLRWWVLVLFLLGVTVNYITRNSLGIIAPELKATLGITTEQYSWIVGAFQLAYTIFQPLCGWLIDVIGLKLGFMICATLWALACIAHAGAGSWLHLAMLRFFMGGAEAAATPANAKTIGEWFPKSERPIAAGWAGVGFSIGAMLAPPIIYFAHASFGWQGAFMFTGALALLWVVLWWAFYQNPEKHPNLSKSELEYIKQDNEAPPVKQPFFTALKTVSKNKRFYGIAIPAFMAEPAWAVLSFWVPLYLAKEHGMDLKQIAMFAWLPFLAADLGSVVSGYLTRLYVRWFGCTRVNSVIASSVTGAFLMISLALVAITRDPYITIILISIGGFGHQIISCMLSALVVESFDKGQMATVNGMRGSAAWIASFLFSLLIGVTADKIGFNPLFIAMGFFDLIGAVFLVAFIAERRAKRA
- a CDS encoding glycoside hydrolase family 31 protein; this translates as MKTLKHWSLHQQLEHHVELTVDGQHTLCLYVLEENLFRVLLKRQGQLALDRTWSIAPQQDVPWEGRARDDLSGFSLPAWQMTKEDDALTIATRQLRVTVHQPLWLEWSYRDDAGEWQTLASDRPTSAYLANAHGDGVAHYLSRRKDERFYGLGEKAGDLQRNGKRYEMRNLDAMGYNAVSTDPLYKHIPFTITQRSDISYGLFYDNLSSCWLDLGNEIDNYHTAYRRWQAEAGDIDYYLFTGKQVLDVTKAFVRLTGKTLFGPKWSLGYSGSTMHYTDAPDAQNQLMNFIRLCEQHAIPCDSFQLSSGYTSINGKRYVFNWNYDKVPQPKVMSQSFHDAGLKLAANIKPCLLQDHPRYGEVAERGLFIRDSQTDAPERSSFWDDEGSHLDFTNPHTVAWWQEGVTTQLLEMGIDSTWNDNNEYEVWDGEARCYGFGREIAIKHIRPVMPLLMMRASMEAQQRFAPQKRPYLISRSGCAGMQRYVQTWSGDNRTNWDTLRYNIRMGLGMSLSGLFNVGHDVGGFSGDKPEPELFVRWVQNGVMHPRFTIHSWNDDQTVNEAWMYPEITPAIRSAIELRYRLLPYLYTLLWQAHADDEPMLRPTFLDHQHDTQTFAECDDFLLGRDLLVASVVEPGARQRQLWLPDNQDGWYDFYSHQWFAGGQWVTLDAPLEKLPLLVRAGAGLPLSERISHVDAQKDDRRELQLFPLKGTGSTRGLLFEDDGESWGYKEGDALWLEWEMICSANSINLNINARGSYRPAWKALKLSLPAGEKRKLLVNGVEGTEWRR